The Chlamydiales bacterium region ATTCAAATACCTTGTAAATTATTAAGGACATAAACGCGTAGTTCAGGTTAATATTAGACTTCTTGCGTAATTATCCAAGAAGTCTATTAAAGCACACAAAACTTAAATTTTTGGCCCTCTATGCACTATAATCGCATATTAACAATCAGATTATTTTTAATCTTCATTTTTATCTGTTTCAGCTTAAAAATTTTTTCTTATAGTGAGCCAAAAGTCACCTTAGGTATCGATAGATTATTAAACGAAGCTTCTTTTCAAAAATTATTAAAAGGAAAGCGCGTAGGCCTTGTTACTAACCACACAGCTATCAATTCACAATTTGCCTCTACCATATCTCTCCTAAAGGCAAATAGCTTAGAATGCAAATTAGTCGCCCTTTTTGCACCAGAACATGGCATTACAGGACTTGCACACGCCGCAAAAAGCGTTGAAAATAGTATCGATGAAGATGGCATCCCTATTTACTCTCTACATGGAGCTACAAGAAGACCTACACCCCACATGCTCAAGGGTATCGACGTCATCATCTTTGACATCCAAGATATTGGAGTGCGCGCCTACACCTATATTTCCACGCTTTTTTATGTCATGGAAGAATCAGCCAAACAAAACATTAAGGTCATTGTAACAGATAGGCCAAACCCCATGGGGGGCACGACAGTAGATGGGCTTTTGCTAGACCCCAAATGGCGCTCATTTATTGGCTATGTCAACGTAACTTACTGCCACGGAATGACTGTAGGAGAACTTGCAAGCCTTTTTAATCAAGAGAATCAAATCAATTGTGATCTTACTGTAGTCCCTATGCAAGGCTGGATGCGCTCTATGTCTTTTAATGAAACAGGCCTTGCATGGATACCTACAAGCCCTCAAATTCCAGAAGCAGATACCCCCTATTTTGCTGCTACAACGGGGTTTCTTGGAGAATTTCAAATTGTAAATATAGGAATTGGCTATACTCTTCCCTTTAAGGTGGTTGCAGCTCCCTGGATCGACGCTAATCGCTTTGCCAAAGAACTCAACGCCCAGCGCTTTCCAGGCGTTCATTTCTTACCCATCCATTACAGGCCTTTTTTTGGATCCTTTGCAACTCACGATTGTCATGGTATCCAAATCGTCATCACCGATAA contains the following coding sequences:
- a CDS encoding DUF1343 domain-containing protein produces the protein MHYNRILTIRLFLIFIFICFSLKIFSYSEPKVTLGIDRLLNEASFQKLLKGKRVGLVTNHTAINSQFASTISLLKANSLECKLVALFAPEHGITGLAHAAKSVENSIDEDGIPIYSLHGATRRPTPHMLKGIDVIIFDIQDIGVRAYTYISTLFYVMEESAKQNIKVIVTDRPNPMGGTTVDGLLLDPKWRSFIGYVNVTYCHGMTVGELASLFNQENQINCDLTVVPMQGWMRSMSFNETGLAWIPTSPQIPEADTPYFAATTGFLGEFQIVNIGIGYTLPFKVVAAPWIDANRFAKELNAQRFPGVHFLPIHYRPFFGSFATHDCHGIQIVITDKKLFLPVETQYLLMGILKSLYPEQFKKAMEVNLSNKELFCKANGTEEVYQILNKEKYAVYTLRKMCQEARKTFLPIRKKYLLY